GTCGAGGACGACACTTTCGTAATACCCGTCGCCGGTAGTCCGGGGCTCCCCCACGATGGCAATACCATCTTCGGACATCTTTTGCGTCAGGCGATCCACCTCCTCTTTCGAGCCGACCGAAAAGGAAATATGGGCAAAACCGAGATGCTCGGCAACGCCTGCCATCATGTTGGCGGTTGCTTGCGCAACCGCAACTTGCTGCACCTCGGATATGCCGAAAAATGAATTTTTCGTCGCATCCTCGGTTTGCGAGTGTTTCACGTGAAACCTTATGAGCCGAGAGTCGCAAAACATACTTGTATGTTTTATGACCGAGGCGATTAAGGTTGCGATTGGCTTGCCAATCGCAAACATGCGCAAAGTCCCAACAGTTTCGGCGTTCCCTTCGATGTCGGGGCGGTGCATTATTTCCAGGCGGGCGCCACTTTCGAAGGTGACAAAACGGCTGGTGAACTGCTTGGCCGGATTGTGGTAAAGTGGCTGGACAACCCCGCCGAAATACTTCCGGTAGAATTCACAGACCTGGTCGATGTCTTTTGCCCAGATGGCGATGTGTTCGATTCTCATATAATCCCTGTTGTGAATATATAAAAAAGTTCGGGCGTAACCCGAACCTTTAACATCAATTAACAACTTGACAATCAGAAATTCATGTGAGGGAGGACTTTTGTTGGTGACTTCGAGGAGCAATTGATGGGGCCGTTCCCTTCGAGCGCTGCTGACAGGGCGGCTCCCGTGACACAGAATCCTGCCCAGATGAGGGCATTTTTCAGGTAGTTGCCTTTTTCCGGGCCACCCTTTATGGAGGCGTCAATTTTCCTGGAAGATGAATCCGATGCCGCGGTCCCATTATTGCCTACCTTGAATACCAGGGCGCGGTCGAGTTTTACGGTCTCGACCGGTTTCGGCGGCAGGAGCTGCGCGAACGACATTCCGGCAGCGGTCAGGATAACGGGTATGGCGGTACGGAGCTTCATATTCAGAACGGACCTAGTTATTTCAGGATGATCTTCTGCATGTGGTTCACGCCGTGGCCCTGTACGCGGAGCATGTAGATGCCCGCCGGGAGGGAGCTGAGGTCCATCGCGCTGGCCGCGGTCGCGGACTTCACGATATGGCCCTGGAGATCCATCACGGAAACCTTGGCGGAAGGAACTACTCCCCCGAAGTTCACCATGCGGCCAAGGACCGACACGTTCACTTGAGAATTCACG
The nucleotide sequence above comes from Fibrobacter sp.. Encoded proteins:
- a CDS encoding VOC family protein, producing MRIEHIAIWAKDIDQVCEFYRKYFGGVVQPLYHNPAKQFTSRFVTFESGARLEIMHRPDIEGNAETVGTLRMFAIGKPIATLIASVIKHTSMFCDSRLIRFHVKHSQTEDATKNSFFGISEVQQVAVAQATANMMAGVAEHLGFAHISFSVGSKEEVDRLTQKMSEDGIAIVGEPRTTGDGYYESVVLDPEGNRIEITV